From one Eucalyptus grandis isolate ANBG69807.140 chromosome 9, ASM1654582v1, whole genome shotgun sequence genomic stretch:
- the LOC120288395 gene encoding uncharacterized protein LOC120288395, which yields MEEEEDRDRDRHSISRLVSPFELIRNCDLPPPQKLFPGIDDPAALPALVGLGDEKRRLRSYPAAGGGGGGGEVELLRALRLSQTRAREAEKRGAAAAAERDAVARALIGEAARSSAYRRWVRVLELEVAALKSKTRRRPDGELLRRRRERCGGSAEEGDSDEEEEEERGASMAWMVALAIPLGIAGIGFALACRYLI from the coding sequence atggaggaggaggaggatcgcGATCGCGATCGCCACTCCATCTCGCGACTCGTCTCCCCCTTCGAGCTCATCCGCAACTGCGACCTCCCTCCCCCGCAGAAGCTCTTCCCCGGCATCGACGATCCGGCGGCGTTGCCGGCGCTCGTGGGGCTCGGGGACGAGAAGCGGCGCCTCCGATCTTACCccgcggcgggcggcggcggcggcggcggggaggtggAGCTGCTCAGGGCGCTGCGGCTGTCGCAGACGCGGGCGAGGGAGGCGGAGAAGCggggcgcggcggcggcggccgagcGGGACGCGGTCGCGCGGGCCTTGATCGGGGAGGCCGCGAGGTCGTCGGCGTACCGGCGGTGGGTGCGGGTGCTCGAGCTCGAGGTGGCGGCGCTGAAGTCGAAGACGAGACGGCGGCCGGACGGTgagctcctccgccgccgccgcgagaGGTGCGGCGGATCGGCGGAGGAGGGAGATtccgacgaggaggaggaggaggagcgaggCGCTTCCATGGCGTGGATGGTGGCTTTGGCCATTCCCCTGGGGATTGCTGGCATAGGATTCGCTTTGGCTTGTAGatatctaatttaa
- the LOC104418322 gene encoding probable glucan 1,3-beta-glucosidase A isoform X1, producing the protein MLLKAALSMDRGMSRWVGAFLLSCWLVFRTAFCVEGLHRDAKVRGVNLGGWLVIEGWIKPSLFDGIPNGDMLDGTQVQLKSVNLQKYVCAENGGGTTVSVNRDAASMWETFTLWRVSEFTFQFRSSSGQFLTCEGEGCSVFATAKTPSATETFYIERNDSKIHIKLSTGAYLQATTANQLTANYPGEPGWDDDNAATFLMTIVANNLHGDYQLANGYGHSKAKEVLQKHRSTFITIEDFSFLYRHRINTVRIPVGWWIAFDHNPPAPFIEGSLEALDNAFTWATSYNIKCIIDLHAAPGSQNGMEHSASRDGTTGWPTSPDYISKTLDVIDFLAKRYAKHPALLGIELLNEPSAASVPLDILVSYYRQGYEVVRKYSSSAYVIMCQRIGNADPLELYQANIGSHNIVVDLHYYNLFDTFFVNMSSVDNIQFIYQSREAQLKALNGSNGPLVFIGEWVNEWNVTSGSQAEYQDFGKAQLEVYNAASFGWAYWTLKNDRQHWDFEWNIRNNYLQLGKTHDPPVALEQFTEHAGLHSLRGSKYVTFAYAGESPGRQFASQLVILASAVACLFLHNSL; encoded by the exons ATGCTGCTGAAGGCAGCATTGTCCATGGATCGTGGTATGAGCAGATGGGTAGGCGCGTTTCTACTGTCTTGTTGGCTCGTCTTTCGGACAGCATTTTGCG TGGAGGGATTACATAGAGATGCTAAGGTGAGAGGAGTTAACTTGGGAGGATGGCTGGTTATAGAAGGTTGGATTAAGCCTTCACTTTTTGATGGCATTCCCAATGGGGATATGCTT GATGGGACGCAGGTCCAATTGAAGTCGGTTAACTTGCAGAAGTATGTCTGTGCAGAGAATGGTGGTGGCACAACTGTTTCAGTCAATAGGGATGCTGCGTCTATGTGGGAAACTTTCACG CTATGGAGAGTTTCAGAATTCACATTTCAATTTCGGTCTTCCTCTGGTCAATTTCTAACATGTGAGGGTGAAGGATGCTCAGTTTTTGCAACAGCAAAGACACCGTCAGCGACAGAAACCTTTTACATTGAAAGAAACGACagtaaaattcacatcaaactTTCAACCGGGGCTTATCTGCAG GCTACAACAGCAAATCAGCTGACAGCCAACTATCCAGGGGAACCAGGATGGGATGATGACAACGCGGCTACATTCTTAATGACAATTGTGGCAAATAATCTGCATGGGGACTACCAGTTGGCAAATGGTTATGGTCACTCTAAAGCAAAAGAAGTCCTCCAG AAACACAGGAGCACGTTTATTACGATAGAGGACTTCAGCTTTCTATATAGACACAGAATTAATACAGTGAGGATCCCCGTTGGCTGGTGGATTGCTTTTGATCATAATCCTCCAGCTCCATTTATAGAGGGGAGTTTGGAAGCTCTTGACAACGCTTTCACTTGGGCAAC ATCCTATAACATAAAGTGCATAATTGACCTTCATGCAGCTCCGGGCTCACAAAATGGTATGGAGCATAGTGCTAGCAGAGATGGTACAACAGGCTGGCCGACGTCTCCAGATTACATCTCCAAAACATTGGATGTCATTGATTTCTTAGCTAAGCG GTATGCGAAGCATCCTGCTTTGCTTGGGATTGAACTTTTAAATGAGCCATCTGCTGCCTCGGTTCCACTGGACATTCTTGTATCATATTACAGACAAGGCTATGAAGTCGTTCGGAAGTACTCATCCAGTGCTTATGTGATAATGTGCCAAAGAATCGGCAATGCAGATCCATTAGAACTATATCAGGCTAACATAGGCTCACACAACATTGTGGTGGATTTACATTACTACAATCTTTTCGACACTTTCTTTGTGAACATGAGTAGTGTGGACAATATACAGTTCATATACCAAAGCAGGGAAGCACAACTGAAGGCCTTGAATGGTTCAAATGGTCCGCTCGTTTTCATTG GGGAGTGGGTGAACGAGTGGAATGTGACCAGTGGATCCCAGGCTGAATATCAAGATTTCGGGAAGGCGCAGTTGGAAGTTTACAACGCTGCTTCATTTGGATGGGCTTATTGGACGCTGAAGAACGACCGGCAGCATTGGGACTTCGAGTGGAACATTAGGAACAATTATCTCCAATTAGGTAAAACACATGATCCTCCAGTCGCTCTTGAGCAATTCACAGAGCACGCTGGTTTACACTCCCTGAGAGGCTCAAAATATGTGACATTTGCTTATGCAGGAGAGTCACCAGGCAGACAGTTTGCTAGCCAACTAGTCATTCTTGCATCTGCAGTTGCCTGCTTATTCCTGCACAACTCCTTGTGA
- the LOC104418322 gene encoding probable glucan 1,3-beta-glucosidase A isoform X2 has translation MLLKAALSMDRGMSRWVGAFLLSCWLVFRTAFCVEGLHRDAKVRGVNLGGWLVIEGWIKPSLFDGIPNGDMLDGTQVQLKSVNLQKYVCAENGGGTTVSVNRDAASMWETFTLWRVSEFTFQFRSSSGQFLTCEGEGCSVFATAKTPSATETFYIERNDSKIHIKLSTGAYLQATTANQLTANYPGEPGWDDDNAATFLMTIVANNLHGDYQLANGYGHSKAKEVLQKHRSTFITIEDFSFLYRHRINTVRIPVGWWIAFDHNPPAPFIEGSLEALDNAFTWATSYNIKCIIDLHAAPGSQNGMEHSASRDGTTGWPTSPDYISKTLDVIDFLAKRYAKHPALLGIELLNEPSAASVPLDILVSYYRQGYEVVRKYSSSAYVIMCQRIGNADPLELYQANIGSHNIVVDLHYYNLFDTFFVNMSSVDNIQFIYQSREAQLKALNGSNGPLVFIGEWVNEWNVTSGSQAEYQDFGKAQLEVYNAASFGWAYWTLKNDRQHWDFEWNIRNNYLQLGESPGRQFASQLVILASAVACLFLHNSL, from the exons ATGCTGCTGAAGGCAGCATTGTCCATGGATCGTGGTATGAGCAGATGGGTAGGCGCGTTTCTACTGTCTTGTTGGCTCGTCTTTCGGACAGCATTTTGCG TGGAGGGATTACATAGAGATGCTAAGGTGAGAGGAGTTAACTTGGGAGGATGGCTGGTTATAGAAGGTTGGATTAAGCCTTCACTTTTTGATGGCATTCCCAATGGGGATATGCTT GATGGGACGCAGGTCCAATTGAAGTCGGTTAACTTGCAGAAGTATGTCTGTGCAGAGAATGGTGGTGGCACAACTGTTTCAGTCAATAGGGATGCTGCGTCTATGTGGGAAACTTTCACG CTATGGAGAGTTTCAGAATTCACATTTCAATTTCGGTCTTCCTCTGGTCAATTTCTAACATGTGAGGGTGAAGGATGCTCAGTTTTTGCAACAGCAAAGACACCGTCAGCGACAGAAACCTTTTACATTGAAAGAAACGACagtaaaattcacatcaaactTTCAACCGGGGCTTATCTGCAG GCTACAACAGCAAATCAGCTGACAGCCAACTATCCAGGGGAACCAGGATGGGATGATGACAACGCGGCTACATTCTTAATGACAATTGTGGCAAATAATCTGCATGGGGACTACCAGTTGGCAAATGGTTATGGTCACTCTAAAGCAAAAGAAGTCCTCCAG AAACACAGGAGCACGTTTATTACGATAGAGGACTTCAGCTTTCTATATAGACACAGAATTAATACAGTGAGGATCCCCGTTGGCTGGTGGATTGCTTTTGATCATAATCCTCCAGCTCCATTTATAGAGGGGAGTTTGGAAGCTCTTGACAACGCTTTCACTTGGGCAAC ATCCTATAACATAAAGTGCATAATTGACCTTCATGCAGCTCCGGGCTCACAAAATGGTATGGAGCATAGTGCTAGCAGAGATGGTACAACAGGCTGGCCGACGTCTCCAGATTACATCTCCAAAACATTGGATGTCATTGATTTCTTAGCTAAGCG GTATGCGAAGCATCCTGCTTTGCTTGGGATTGAACTTTTAAATGAGCCATCTGCTGCCTCGGTTCCACTGGACATTCTTGTATCATATTACAGACAAGGCTATGAAGTCGTTCGGAAGTACTCATCCAGTGCTTATGTGATAATGTGCCAAAGAATCGGCAATGCAGATCCATTAGAACTATATCAGGCTAACATAGGCTCACACAACATTGTGGTGGATTTACATTACTACAATCTTTTCGACACTTTCTTTGTGAACATGAGTAGTGTGGACAATATACAGTTCATATACCAAAGCAGGGAAGCACAACTGAAGGCCTTGAATGGTTCAAATGGTCCGCTCGTTTTCATTG GGGAGTGGGTGAACGAGTGGAATGTGACCAGTGGATCCCAGGCTGAATATCAAGATTTCGGGAAGGCGCAGTTGGAAGTTTACAACGCTGCTTCATTTGGATGGGCTTATTGGACGCTGAAGAACGACCGGCAGCATTGGGACTTCGAGTGGAACATTAGGAACAATTATCTCCAATTAG GAGAGTCACCAGGCAGACAGTTTGCTAGCCAACTAGTCATTCTTGCATCTGCAGTTGCCTGCTTATTCCTGCACAACTCCTTGTGA
- the LOC104418322 gene encoding probable glucan 1,3-beta-glucosidase A isoform X3 has translation MSVQRMVVAQLFQSIGMLRLCGKLSRWSNDKLINQISSGMFYPLLLQLWRVSEFTFQFRSSSGQFLTCEGEGCSVFATAKTPSATETFYIERNDSKIHIKLSTGAYLQATTANQLTANYPGEPGWDDDNAATFLMTIVANNLHGDYQLANGYGHSKAKEVLQKHRSTFITIEDFSFLYRHRINTVRIPVGWWIAFDHNPPAPFIEGSLEALDNAFTWATSYNIKCIIDLHAAPGSQNGMEHSASRDGTTGWPTSPDYISKTLDVIDFLAKRYAKHPALLGIELLNEPSAASVPLDILVSYYRQGYEVVRKYSSSAYVIMCQRIGNADPLELYQANIGSHNIVVDLHYYNLFDTFFVNMSSVDNIQFIYQSREAQLKALNGSNGPLVFIGEWVNEWNVTSGSQAEYQDFGKAQLEVYNAASFGWAYWTLKNDRQHWDFEWNIRNNYLQLGKTHDPPVALEQFTEHAGLHSLRGSKYVTFAYAGESPGRQFASQLVILASAVACLFLHNSL, from the exons ATGTCTGTGCAGAGAATGGTGGTGGCACAACTGTTTCAGTCAATAGGGATGCTGCGTCTATGTGGGAAACTTTCACG TTGGTCAAATGACAAGCTGATTAACCAGATCTCTTCTGGGATGTTTTATCCTCTCCTCCTACAGCTATGGAGAGTTTCAGAATTCACATTTCAATTTCGGTCTTCCTCTGGTCAATTTCTAACATGTGAGGGTGAAGGATGCTCAGTTTTTGCAACAGCAAAGACACCGTCAGCGACAGAAACCTTTTACATTGAAAGAAACGACagtaaaattcacatcaaactTTCAACCGGGGCTTATCTGCAG GCTACAACAGCAAATCAGCTGACAGCCAACTATCCAGGGGAACCAGGATGGGATGATGACAACGCGGCTACATTCTTAATGACAATTGTGGCAAATAATCTGCATGGGGACTACCAGTTGGCAAATGGTTATGGTCACTCTAAAGCAAAAGAAGTCCTCCAG AAACACAGGAGCACGTTTATTACGATAGAGGACTTCAGCTTTCTATATAGACACAGAATTAATACAGTGAGGATCCCCGTTGGCTGGTGGATTGCTTTTGATCATAATCCTCCAGCTCCATTTATAGAGGGGAGTTTGGAAGCTCTTGACAACGCTTTCACTTGGGCAAC ATCCTATAACATAAAGTGCATAATTGACCTTCATGCAGCTCCGGGCTCACAAAATGGTATGGAGCATAGTGCTAGCAGAGATGGTACAACAGGCTGGCCGACGTCTCCAGATTACATCTCCAAAACATTGGATGTCATTGATTTCTTAGCTAAGCG GTATGCGAAGCATCCTGCTTTGCTTGGGATTGAACTTTTAAATGAGCCATCTGCTGCCTCGGTTCCACTGGACATTCTTGTATCATATTACAGACAAGGCTATGAAGTCGTTCGGAAGTACTCATCCAGTGCTTATGTGATAATGTGCCAAAGAATCGGCAATGCAGATCCATTAGAACTATATCAGGCTAACATAGGCTCACACAACATTGTGGTGGATTTACATTACTACAATCTTTTCGACACTTTCTTTGTGAACATGAGTAGTGTGGACAATATACAGTTCATATACCAAAGCAGGGAAGCACAACTGAAGGCCTTGAATGGTTCAAATGGTCCGCTCGTTTTCATTG GGGAGTGGGTGAACGAGTGGAATGTGACCAGTGGATCCCAGGCTGAATATCAAGATTTCGGGAAGGCGCAGTTGGAAGTTTACAACGCTGCTTCATTTGGATGGGCTTATTGGACGCTGAAGAACGACCGGCAGCATTGGGACTTCGAGTGGAACATTAGGAACAATTATCTCCAATTAGGTAAAACACATGATCCTCCAGTCGCTCTTGAGCAATTCACAGAGCACGCTGGTTTACACTCCCTGAGAGGCTCAAAATATGTGACATTTGCTTATGCAGGAGAGTCACCAGGCAGACAGTTTGCTAGCCAACTAGTCATTCTTGCATCTGCAGTTGCCTGCTTATTCCTGCACAACTCCTTGTGA
- the LOC104418323 gene encoding RING-H2 finger protein ATL11, with amino-acid sequence MGRAFGFLCAAAVALGSASVQLGCVRAQGVPSPGSGSTQTGVTNGSGQYGMYSNLDPTMAIVVVVTVCAFFVMGFFSVYIRHCSEESSTGGGGSRSAGAVLLVAAGGGGGYLRRGLDPGVVGSFPVLAYVAVKEHKVGKRALECAVCLAEFDDFDLLKILPKCEHAFHPECIDAWLASHVTCPVCRANQTPDPCPRHAAAAAAAAELAVDQRPIRMVASAKAGVRRSTSYDVLLAAIEGGSRKGGGRLFAAATPSAAAERIYVGDGMDGGDREFEVGEQSLSRLPV; translated from the exons ATGGGTCGGGCGTTCGGCTTCCTctgcgccgccgccgtcgctcTCGGGTCGGCCTCGGTCCAGCTCGGCTGCGTCCGGGCGCAGGGCGTCCCGAGCCCGGGTTCGGGTTCGACGCAGACGGGGGTCACCAACGGCAGCGGGCAGTACGGGATGTACTCCAACCTCGACCCGACAATGGCCATCGTGGTCGTCGTCACCGTCTGCGCCTTCTTCGTGATGGGCTTCTTCTCCGTCTACATCCGCCACTGCTCCGAGGAGTCCTCCACCGGCGGCGGGGGATCCCGCTCGGCCGGCGCCGTCCTGCTCGTTGCCGCGGGCGGCGGGGGCGGCTACCTCCGGCGGGGCCTCGACCCGGGGGTCGTCGGGTCGTTCCCCGTGCTGGCGTACGTGGCGGTGAAGGAGCACAAGGTGGGGAAGAGAGCGCTGGAGTGCGCCGTCTGCCTGGCCGAGTTCGACGACTTCGACCTCCTCAAGATCCTGCCCAAGTGCGAGCACGCGTTCCACCCGGAGTGCATCGACGCGTGGCTCGCCTCCCACGTCACCTGCCCCGTCTGCCGAGCAAACCAGACCCCCGATCCCTGCCCCcgccacgccgccgccgccgccgccgccgccgaattGGCCGTCGACCAGAGGCCA ATAAGGATGGTGGCGAGCGCGAAGGCCGGGGTGAGGCGGTCGACGAGCTACGACGTCCTGCTGGCGGCGATAGAAGGGGGCTCGCGGAAGGGAGGAGGCCGCCTCTTCGCCGCCGCCAcgccgtcggcggcggcggagaggaTTTATGTGGGGGATGGGATGGACGGCGGGGATCGAGAGTTCGAGGTAGGAGAACAGTCGCTGTCTCGGCTTCCCGTGTAG